Proteins encoded by one window of Dyella humicola:
- a CDS encoding sterol desaturase family protein, with product MSELWSHWVSWFAEHGVLPVLQFLHLQDLAGNANDISGALLVATLQLCIIGFIFRPLESLMPAEKWTDRKLTRADFQYTLMMLIGIFPVFSYLVLSPIANFFGGPDTGPSDPSASPLALTHWVPVLKAHPLLLFFCYYLVYDFVYYWMHRMQHALPWWWALHSLHHSTRQMSCWTNDRGSPIDGFLQSMILAVVGIVIGVEPEQFAWLVLVGELVQNLSHTNVRLGFGPVFDRVFVAPKFHRLHHMLVDPTRPKLHNCNFGQVFSIWDVLFGTALYGEPPRPTGVGDPMVDDDNNHNLIGLHWNGIKRFWGAVRRPAGWKLGEVAFGPDYRPIPVDQLDLHALGHHVLQPAHASHEAESTSSAVRESTETA from the coding sequence ATGTCCGAACTGTGGTCCCACTGGGTCAGCTGGTTTGCCGAGCATGGCGTGCTCCCCGTACTGCAGTTCCTGCATCTGCAAGACCTCGCCGGCAATGCGAACGACATCTCGGGCGCGCTGCTGGTCGCCACGCTCCAGCTTTGCATCATCGGCTTCATCTTCCGCCCGCTCGAAAGCCTGATGCCGGCGGAAAAATGGACCGACCGCAAGCTCACCCGGGCGGATTTCCAGTACACGTTGATGATGCTGATCGGCATCTTCCCCGTCTTCAGCTACCTGGTGCTCTCGCCGATCGCCAATTTCTTCGGCGGCCCCGACACCGGTCCCAGCGACCCCAGCGCCTCGCCGCTGGCGCTCACCCATTGGGTACCCGTGCTCAAGGCGCATCCGCTGCTGCTGTTCTTCTGTTACTACCTCGTCTACGACTTCGTCTACTACTGGATGCATCGCATGCAACACGCGCTGCCGTGGTGGTGGGCCTTGCACAGCCTGCATCACAGCACGCGCCAGATGAGCTGCTGGACCAACGACCGCGGCAGCCCGATCGACGGCTTCCTGCAGTCGATGATTCTCGCCGTGGTCGGCATCGTGATCGGCGTGGAGCCGGAGCAATTTGCCTGGCTGGTGCTGGTGGGCGAACTGGTGCAAAACCTCTCGCACACGAACGTGCGTCTCGGCTTCGGCCCGGTATTCGATCGCGTGTTCGTGGCGCCCAAGTTCCACCGCCTGCACCACATGCTGGTCGATCCGACCCGACCGAAGCTGCACAACTGCAACTTCGGCCAGGTGTTCTCGATCTGGGACGTGCTGTTCGGCACCGCGCTGTACGGCGAACCGCCCCGTCCCACCGGCGTGGGCGACCCGATGGTCGACGACGACAACAACCACAATCTGATCGGGTTGCACTGGAACGGCATCAAGCGCTTCTGGGGCGCCGTGCGTCGGCCGGCCGGCTGGAAACTGGGCGAAGTGGCCTTCGGCCCCGACTACCGGCCGATCCCGGTCGACCAACTCGACCTGCATGCACTGGGGCATCACGTGTTGCAGCCGGCCCATGCTTCACACGAAGCGGAAAGCACCAGCTCGGCGGTTCGCGAAAGCACCGAAACGGCCTGA
- the sufC gene encoding Fe-S cluster assembly ATPase SufC, producing the protein MLKIENLHARVEGKDILKGLTLTVNPGEVHAIMGPNGAGKSTLGNVLSGRDGYEVTEGSVSFNGVDLLAMEPEERAAAGVFLAFQYPVEIPGVNNTYFLRAALNAQRKQRGEKELDSMQFLKLVREKLKIMQISDELLHRAVNEGFSGGEKKRNEIFQMAVLEPKLAILDETDSGLDIDALKQVAQGVNALRSSERGFLIITHYQRLLDYIEPDFVHVLADGRIVESGDKTLALKLEEHGYAWVTEKDPALTGASA; encoded by the coding sequence ATGCTGAAGATCGAAAACCTGCACGCCCGCGTCGAGGGCAAGGACATCCTCAAGGGACTCACGCTTACCGTGAACCCGGGCGAGGTGCACGCGATCATGGGGCCGAACGGTGCTGGAAAATCCACGCTGGGCAACGTGCTTTCGGGGCGCGACGGTTACGAAGTGACCGAGGGCTCGGTGAGCTTCAACGGCGTCGATCTGCTTGCCATGGAGCCCGAAGAGCGTGCCGCCGCCGGTGTGTTCCTGGCGTTCCAGTATCCGGTGGAAATTCCCGGGGTGAACAACACGTATTTCTTGCGCGCCGCGCTCAATGCGCAGCGCAAGCAGCGCGGCGAGAAGGAACTGGATTCCATGCAGTTCCTGAAGCTGGTGCGCGAGAAGCTCAAGATCATGCAGATCTCCGATGAGTTGCTGCATCGCGCGGTGAACGAGGGTTTCTCTGGCGGCGAGAAGAAGCGCAACGAGATCTTCCAGATGGCCGTGTTGGAACCGAAGCTGGCGATCCTCGACGAGACCGATTCGGGCCTGGATATCGACGCGCTCAAGCAGGTCGCGCAAGGCGTGAATGCGCTGCGTTCGTCCGAGCGTGGTTTCCTGATCATCACGCATTACCAGCGCCTGCTCGACTATATCGAGCCGGACTTCGTGCATGTGCTGGCCGATGGCCGCATCGTGGAAAGCGGTGACAAGACGCTGGCGCTCAAGCTGGAAGAGCACGGCTATGCCTGGGTCACCGAGAAGGATCCCGCGCTGACGGGGGCGTCCGCATGA
- the sufB gene encoding Fe-S cluster assembly protein SufB, with translation MTTETSERSDTSTTLRDNAEVAEALGRRYEAGFVTDIETDSLPPGLSEDIIRQLSALKQEPEWMTEWRLKAYRHWLTMPTPDWAKLNLSPIDYQAISYYAAPKEGPKSLDEVDPKLLETYEKLGVPLHERARLAGVAVDAVFDSVSVGTTFRKELAEAGVIFCSMSEAIREHGELVQQYLGSVVPTGDNYFAALNSAVFSDGSFVFIPKGVRCPMELSTYFRINAINTGQFERTLIVAEDGAYVSYLEGCTAPMRDENQLHAAVVELVALEKAQIKYSTVQNWYPGDENGVGGIYNFVTKRGDCRGDDSKISWTQVETGSAITWKYPSCVLRGDRSVGEFYSVALTHHHQQADTGTKMIHIGKGTKSKIISKGISAGRSSNSYRGLVKVEKGAEGARNYTQCDSLLIGKKCGAHTFPYMEVKNPTAIVEHEATTSKISDDQLFYCRSRGIGEEDAVSMIVDGFCKQVFRELPMEFAVEAKKLLEVSLEGAVG, from the coding sequence ATGACCACCGAAACCTCCGAACGCAGCGACACCTCCACCACGCTTCGCGACAACGCTGAAGTTGCCGAGGCGCTGGGCCGTCGCTACGAGGCCGGCTTCGTCACGGACATCGAAACCGACAGCCTGCCGCCCGGCTTGTCCGAAGACATCATCCGCCAGCTGTCCGCGCTCAAGCAGGAGCCGGAGTGGATGACCGAGTGGCGCCTCAAGGCGTACCGCCACTGGCTCACCATGCCGACGCCGGACTGGGCCAAGCTCAATCTCAGTCCGATCGACTATCAGGCGATCAGCTACTACGCCGCGCCCAAGGAGGGCCCGAAGTCGCTGGACGAAGTCGATCCGAAGCTGCTGGAAACCTACGAGAAGCTCGGCGTGCCGTTGCACGAGCGCGCCAGGCTAGCCGGTGTGGCGGTGGATGCCGTGTTCGACTCGGTCTCCGTGGGTACCACCTTCCGCAAGGAGCTGGCCGAAGCCGGCGTGATCTTCTGCTCGATGAGCGAGGCGATCCGCGAGCACGGCGAGCTGGTGCAGCAGTACCTGGGCAGCGTGGTGCCGACCGGCGACAACTATTTCGCGGCCTTGAACTCGGCGGTGTTCTCCGATGGCTCGTTCGTGTTCATCCCCAAGGGCGTGCGTTGCCCGATGGAGCTGAGCACCTACTTCCGCATCAACGCGATCAACACGGGACAGTTCGAGCGCACCTTGATCGTCGCGGAAGATGGCGCCTACGTGTCCTACCTCGAAGGCTGCACCGCGCCGATGCGCGACGAGAACCAGCTGCACGCCGCCGTGGTGGAACTGGTCGCGCTGGAGAAGGCGCAGATCAAGTATTCGACGGTGCAGAACTGGTATCCGGGCGACGAGAACGGCGTCGGCGGCATCTACAACTTCGTGACCAAGCGCGGCGATTGCCGCGGTGATGACTCCAAGATTTCCTGGACCCAGGTCGAAACCGGTTCGGCGATTACCTGGAAGTACCCCAGCTGTGTGCTGCGCGGCGATCGTTCGGTGGGCGAGTTCTACTCGGTGGCACTCACCCATCATCATCAGCAGGCCGATACCGGCACCAAGATGATCCATATCGGCAAGGGCACCAAGTCCAAGATCATCTCCAAGGGCATCAGCGCCGGCCGCAGCAGCAACAGCTATCGTGGCCTGGTGAAGGTGGAGAAGGGCGCCGAAGGCGCGCGCAACTACACCCAGTGCGACTCGCTGCTGATCGGCAAGAAATGCGGCGCCCACACCTTCCCCTATATGGAAGTGAAGAATCCCACGGCCATCGTCGAGCACGAAGCCACCACCTCCAAGATTTCCGACGACCAGCTGTTCTATTGCCGTAGCCGCGGCATCGGCGAGGAAGACGCCGTATCGATGATCGTCGATGGCTTCTGCAAGCAGGTGTTCCGCGAACTGCCGATGGAGTTCGCGGTGGAAGCGAAGAAGCTGCTGGAAGTATCGCTGGAAGGTGCGGTGGGATGA
- a CDS encoding SUF system Fe-S cluster assembly regulator, with product MLRVSRLTDYATVVMTCIAAHPDDVLSTAQIADETRLELPTVSKLLKLLGHAGLVESFRGVNGGYRLARPAGEITLAQIVEALEGPIGMTECSVAVGQCDRESLCGVRTNWQHVNSVVDNALRAVSLSDMLKPPSRRIDANLIG from the coding sequence ATGCTTCGCGTCAGCCGCCTCACCGATTACGCCACGGTGGTGATGACCTGCATCGCCGCCCATCCTGACGACGTGCTCAGCACGGCGCAGATCGCTGATGAGACGCGCCTGGAGCTGCCCACCGTGAGCAAGCTGCTGAAGCTGCTTGGCCATGCCGGGCTGGTGGAATCCTTCCGTGGCGTCAACGGCGGCTACCGGCTGGCGCGACCGGCCGGGGAGATCACCCTGGCGCAGATTGTCGAAGCGCTTGAAGGCCCCATCGGCATGACCGAATGCAGCGTCGCCGTCGGCCAGTGCGACCGCGAATCGCTATGCGGCGTGCGTACCAATTGGCAGCACGTGAATAGCGTCGTGGATAACGCCCTGCGCGCCGTCAGCCTGTCCGACATGCTCAAACCACCTAGTCGTCGTATCGACGCGAACCTGATCGGATGA
- a CDS encoding ammonium transporter has protein sequence MRFDAKALKRRVTLGLIALAASAPAWAQAAAPSHIDSGDTAWMLTATALVLLMTIPGLALFYGGMVRSKNLLSILMQCFAITAVVSVLWMLYGYSLAFSTEGMQAGVTNLHSFIGGLDRVFLAGLKPDSRYQTVPESVFVMFQLTFAIITPALIIGAFAERMKFSALLWFSGLWLTIVYLPVAHMVWSGPGSLLGDLGVLDFAGGTVVHINAGIAGLIACLVIGKRRGYPHVPMPPHNLGYTVVGASLLWLGWFGFNAGSAVAANGSAGMAMLVTQIATAAAALGWLGAEWIAHGRPSVLGIVSGAVAGLVAVTPAAGTAGPGGGLVLGLLAGVICFFSATRLKHRLGYDDSLDVFGVHAVAGIVGALLTGPLASPKLGGFGNVESLGGQLWIQAKGVGFTVIWSAVLSLLILKLIDWTLGLRVDEEQEQIGLDLALHEEKAYNLS, from the coding sequence ATGCGCTTTGATGCAAAAGCTCTGAAGCGACGCGTGACGCTTGGCCTGATCGCCCTGGCCGCCTCGGCACCCGCGTGGGCACAGGCAGCCGCCCCCTCGCATATCGACAGCGGCGACACGGCATGGATGCTCACCGCCACGGCCCTGGTGCTGTTGATGACCATCCCCGGGCTGGCGCTGTTCTACGGCGGCATGGTGCGCTCCAAGAACCTGCTGTCCATTCTGATGCAGTGCTTTGCCATCACCGCCGTGGTGTCGGTGCTGTGGATGCTTTATGGCTATTCGCTCGCCTTCAGCACCGAAGGCATGCAAGCAGGCGTCACCAATCTGCATTCGTTTATTGGCGGGCTGGACCGCGTGTTCCTCGCCGGGCTCAAGCCGGATTCGCGCTACCAAACGGTGCCGGAAAGCGTGTTCGTGATGTTCCAGCTGACTTTCGCGATCATCACGCCGGCACTGATCATCGGCGCCTTCGCCGAACGCATGAAGTTCAGTGCGCTGCTGTGGTTCAGCGGACTCTGGCTCACCATCGTCTATCTGCCGGTGGCGCATATGGTGTGGAGTGGACCGGGCTCCCTGCTGGGCGACTTGGGCGTGCTCGACTTTGCCGGCGGCACGGTGGTGCATATCAACGCCGGTATCGCCGGCCTGATCGCCTGCCTGGTGATCGGCAAGCGCCGTGGCTACCCCCATGTGCCGATGCCGCCGCATAACCTCGGCTACACCGTGGTGGGGGCCAGCCTGCTATGGCTGGGCTGGTTCGGCTTCAACGCGGGCTCGGCCGTTGCCGCCAACGGTAGCGCCGGCATGGCCATGCTGGTCACCCAGATCGCCACCGCCGCTGCCGCTCTTGGCTGGTTGGGGGCAGAGTGGATCGCGCACGGGCGCCCCAGCGTGCTGGGCATTGTTTCCGGCGCGGTGGCGGGCCTGGTCGCCGTAACGCCCGCCGCAGGCACGGCCGGCCCTGGGGGCGGCCTGGTACTTGGCTTGCTCGCCGGCGTCATCTGCTTCTTCAGCGCCACCCGCCTGAAGCACAGGCTCGGCTACGACGACTCACTTGATGTATTTGGCGTGCACGCGGTGGCCGGCATCGTCGGCGCCTTGCTCACCGGCCCTTTGGCGTCGCCGAAGCTTGGCGGTTTCGGCAACGTCGAATCGCTGGGGGGGCAGTTGTGGATCCAGGCCAAGGGCGTGGGCTTCACCGTGATTTGGAGCGCCGTACTCAGCCTGCTCATTCTCAAGCTGATCGACTGGACACTGGGCCTGCGCGTGGATGAGGAGCAGGAACAGATCGGCCTGGATTTGGCGCTGCACGAAGAGAAGGCCTACAACCTGTCGTGA
- a CDS encoding aminoglycoside phosphotransferase family protein, with amino-acid sequence MTTAPDRAAARLAWTRSTLGDAALTLEPASSDASFRSYWRTHHAGSSWIVMDSPPAQEDPRPWLAMNARLAAAGLHVPAVHAHDLEQGFLLIEDLGTRLYLPALNEDSADQLYGDAMDALLRMQSRMDYSDLPPFDHALLVRGLEVMPEWFLGRHLGHTPDCDEWDVLEAAFDVVIRNALQQPRCFVHRDFHSRNLLIVHDNNPGIIDFQGALAGPITYDLASLLRDAYITWPRERIEGWVESYRRRLVDAGLIGKDIDCAHFLRWFDLTGLHRHIRVLGQFYRLWYRDGKPGYLADVPRVYHYVVSVARSYPELADFVALLERHAQGRDLTQVAAA; translated from the coding sequence ATGACCACCGCTCCCGATCGCGCCGCCGCCCGCCTGGCCTGGACCCGCTCCACGCTCGGCGACGCCGCGCTCACCCTCGAACCCGCCTCCTCCGACGCCAGCTTCCGCAGCTATTGGCGCACGCACCATGCCGGCTCCAGCTGGATCGTGATGGACTCGCCGCCCGCGCAGGAAGATCCGCGCCCGTGGCTGGCCATGAACGCGCGTCTCGCTGCCGCCGGCCTGCATGTACCGGCGGTGCATGCGCATGACCTGGAGCAGGGCTTCCTGCTGATCGAGGATCTCGGCACGCGCCTGTACCTGCCGGCATTGAACGAAGACAGCGCGGACCAACTCTACGGCGATGCCATGGATGCACTGCTGCGCATGCAGTCGCGCATGGACTACAGCGACCTGCCACCGTTCGACCATGCCCTGCTCGTGCGCGGACTGGAAGTCATGCCGGAGTGGTTTCTCGGCCGCCATCTCGGCCACACGCCGGATTGCGACGAATGGGACGTACTGGAAGCCGCTTTTGATGTGGTGATACGCAACGCGCTGCAACAGCCCCGCTGCTTCGTGCACCGCGACTTCCATAGCCGCAACCTGCTGATCGTCCACGACAACAATCCCGGCATCATCGACTTCCAGGGCGCCCTGGCCGGCCCCATCACCTACGACCTCGCCTCCCTGCTGCGCGACGCCTATATCACCTGGCCGCGCGAACGCATCGAGGGCTGGGTGGAGTCCTATCGGCGACGACTCGTGGATGCGGGGTTGATCGGCAAGGACATCGACTGCGCGCACTTCCTGCGCTGGTTCGATCTCACCGGTCTGCACCGCCATATCCGGGTCCTCGGGCAGTTCTATCGGCTGTGGTATCGCGACGGCAAGCCGGGCTATCTGGCCGACGTGCCACGGGTTTATCACTACGTGGTATCGGTGGCGCGCAGCTATCCGGAATTGGCGGACTTCGTCGCCCTGCTCGAGCGCCATGCGCAAGGACGCGATCTCACCCAGGTAGCCGCCGCATGA
- a CDS encoding P-II family nitrogen regulator — MKWITAIIKPFTLDDVRQALTEVGVTGMTVTEVKGFGRQHGHTELYRGAEYVVDFLPKLKLEVAVADEQLEHAIEAISSTARTGKIGDGKIFVSELEQAIRIRTQEVDVDAL, encoded by the coding sequence ATGAAGTGGATTACGGCCATCATCAAACCGTTCACGCTGGACGATGTTCGCCAGGCGTTGACCGAGGTGGGTGTGACGGGGATGACCGTCACAGAGGTCAAGGGGTTTGGCCGGCAGCACGGGCACACCGAGCTCTATCGCGGCGCCGAGTACGTGGTGGACTTTCTTCCCAAGCTCAAGCTTGAGGTGGCGGTGGCTGATGAACAGCTCGAACACGCCATCGAAGCGATCAGCAGCACTGCGCGCACCGGCAAGATCGGCGATGGCAAGATTTTTGTCAGCGAGCTGGAACAAGCCATCCGCATTCGCACGCAGGAGGTCGACGTCGATGCGCTTTGA
- the murU gene encoding N-acetylmuramate alpha-1-phosphate uridylyltransferase MurU, with amino-acid sequence MRHALIFAAGLGERMRPLTDHTPKPLLPVGGKPLIVWHLEKLAAIDVHYVVINTSHLAEQFPDTLGDGSRWGLRIRYAYEGPTPLETGGGMLNALGLLGPEPFIVINGDVWTDADFAALPSEPRGLAHLLMVDNPAQHPHGDFRLDDEGLLHDDDAPPRLTYSGLGVFRRELLDDWREVIGHTADLDAQPPAFKLKPLLLRAMAQEKLSGSHHRGAWTDVGTPQRLNELDARLRSAS; translated from the coding sequence ATGAGGCACGCACTGATCTTTGCGGCCGGCCTGGGCGAGCGCATGCGCCCGCTCACTGACCACACTCCCAAGCCCTTGCTGCCGGTCGGCGGCAAACCACTGATCGTGTGGCATCTGGAAAAGCTCGCCGCCATCGACGTGCATTACGTAGTGATCAACACCTCGCACCTGGCCGAACAGTTCCCCGACACGCTGGGCGATGGCTCGCGCTGGGGCCTCCGCATCCGATACGCCTATGAAGGGCCAACGCCGCTGGAAACCGGTGGCGGCATGCTTAACGCTCTCGGCCTGCTCGGCCCGGAGCCGTTCATCGTGATCAATGGCGATGTCTGGACCGATGCCGATTTCGCTGCGCTGCCCTCCGAACCCCGCGGTCTCGCGCACCTGCTGATGGTGGATAACCCGGCGCAACATCCGCACGGTGATTTCCGGCTGGACGATGAAGGCCTGCTGCACGATGACGACGCGCCGCCGCGCCTGACCTATAGCGGCTTGGGCGTTTTCCGGCGCGAATTACTCGACGATTGGCGCGAGGTGATCGGTCACACCGCCGATCTAGACGCGCAGCCACCCGCGTTCAAACTGAAACCGCTGCTGCTGCGCGCCATGGCCCAGGAAAAACTGAGCGGCAGCCACCATCGCGGCGCCTGGACCGACGTCGGTACGCCGCAGCGGCTGAACGAGTTGGACGCCCGCCTGCGCTCCGCCAGCTGA